The segment TGCAAGTGTACGGATGGAAATGAGGACAGTATTAACGGCATGTAACTTGATAGCGGCTTCACATCAGCAAGGGCAGTGCTTTGAAATCACCGCGACCACACCGAGTTACCTAGGGTAAATACTGCGTAATCCAGGAAACAACCCCTATCCAGAGGTGCCCTAAATGCATTCCTTCACCCCACATCATCCATTCAACGGCAGGTTTAATGCATTCTCCTGGGTCAAAGAATGGATTAAACGGCAGGAAGAATGGGGCATGTTGGCTGAAACAATGGCCTCTTTGAGCTCCATGAACGGTCTCTGTGACCTCAAGCCACGGGCCATGTGATCCCGCAGGGAGCAGGCTTTGAGCCGCATCATCGCTTGCTTTGAGCTCACATCTCGCTGCAAACCGCCGGTTGTTCGGTGTCTTTGAGGCCGCTCCAGGCCCTCTACGGCCCGAAAATCGCGTTGGGTTAGCCAGCAGAGACCTCGCTGTTGGCTGCATCAGTGGGCTCTTCGATCCCGGATGCCGCCTTCTTCTCCGGCACCGGCAGCAGGGAGCGATACAGACTGCCGGGCCGCCCACGCCGCACCGCATGCACCACGGCGCAGCCTTGGCGGATCATGCGACTGAGGAAGGTCTTCACCTCCTTGTCTCCCGGCCGCTGCTGGGTCAGGTCTTTCACACACTTGGCGAAGTCCTGCGGCGCAAAGGGCTTTCCAGCCGTCGCCGCGAGGCATTCCTTGAGCACTTCTTCCCTTGGACGGGCGGGTGGTGCCGCGTTGAAGACAGGCCCAGGAGCCGCCACGGCCACCACCGTTGTCGGAGCCGCCGAAGCGGGGCTACCGGTGCCGAGTTGGTGCTCCGTGAGCAGGGCTCGCACCTTGCGCACCATGTCGAGGTCCGCCATGAGCTTGGCCTCCAGCTTCGCCAGGGCATCGGGAGTGAGATCCGCCGCAGTCATGGCCGAAAGGATGTCTATTTCCGCCGAAATGGCAAATGGAAGGCTATTCTGCCATTCGAGCCGTTTGGAACCGCTAATAAGACGCTGATTCAACGCTCATGTCAGAACGGGGATTGGGATTAGCGTCTCATCAGCGTCAAATCAGCGGTTCGAGGCCTTCGTGCCCCGTCTTGCTCTTCATCTTCAATCTTTCTGACTCAGAGAGAGCAAGATGAAGATCAAGAGCAGGAGCAGGAGCAAGAATATGACCCGAAAGCCTCGTGGCCGCCGAAGAAGGACCTCACGCCTCGCCATTCACAGGCTGGACGATTTCGGGGGAATGGCCTACACTCGCGCCATGCACACCTTGGAAACCGATGTCGAAGTCCATGCCGATGGCAGCCTGAAGCTGCTCTCGCCTCTGCCGGAATGGCTGAAGCCGGGGCACATGCATGTCGTCCTTTCGGTGCCGAATGGCACCTCACCCAAGCCCAAGCGCGTGATCCCCACCGCCACCCCGGAGATGCTGGCAAAGCGGGCGGCGGCTTTTGAAGCGGTGCGGAAGCTGAATCCGTATCGCGACATCACTGATCCCGTCTCGTGGCAGCGTGCGATCCGCGAGGATGTGGTGCTACCGGGCCGGGAGTGATTTCATGATCTGCGAAATCAACTTGAGGCCTCAGAGCAGGCCACTCTTCTTGCTTTTACTCCTGGCAGATTTGGCCGAAATCACCTTCAATTCCGCAAGGTTCGAGACGAGGTTCTCAATCCCGAAGCTTGAAATAGACTTCACCTCACTGGTCTCAAATGTGAGGGAATGACGAGATGCATCAACATGGTCGCCATCATTTTGCGACATGCTCAAACGTATATCGTTGTTGCAAATTAACGCGCCATCATCTCCCACACCGATTTCGGAGCCATGAATTTTTGCGGCAAGAACCTCTGTCCGCATCTCGACAGTTACATTGTTAGATAAATGAATTGTTGTTTTCATGGGGCCGGAAGCCTTGGATTTGGCTAGCCATGAATCAGCAATTGAAAGCGCCAGATCAAAATTGAGCGGCGAGATGATGAGAACGCAGCGCCTTGGACCTGCTTGAAGCTGCAAAAGCTCTTTCCTTCTGGCCTCCGCACGTTCTTCGAGACGCTTGTTGTATGCTCTGATTTCTTTTAGTGACTTGAATTCAGCGTCAGCACCTCCCTTGGCATCCATCCATTCATACTCTGATAGTTCATAAATCCATAAGCCTTTTGCTTTCAATTCTGTTTCCGTCAGAGTAATTGGTTGCTCCCTGGCATACTGGCCCAAAACCCGAAACCAGTAATCTTTAGTGGGGTCTTTGACTTGCAGTCTCACCCCTGTCGAACACCGACTATTCCCAAACCTTGAAGCAAAATCGTTGGCATCCATGGATGCTGGGCTGTTTGGAACATTTAGTTCTGAACATACCTGCGAAAAACACTCCATACTGTTCGAGGGTCCCTGGACATCAATACGGACTGATTCAATTAGCTTGTCCAACGGGACTCGAAGGCTGACCTGTCCAAGCTCTCTAGCTTTGAATATCTGCTCAAACTCAGACTTTGTTACCGCTTCTCTTAGTTTCGCCCCAAGGCGAAAGTTGATTCCTTGGAGCAGAAGTGAGACGTCCTTCGCTGAGTGCAGATTCCTATTTTGGAGCAGGTTGAAAGGGCTTGGCAACTTGGCTTTTTCGCACCCTGGAAGGCAGTATATATTGGCCGAATCCAGTTTGTGAAGACCATACCCAGCCTCGAAATACGTCCATCCTGACTCAAGCGCTTTCGGCGAGATAAACACAAGCATCAAGGTCATGCGATCCAATGCCGCTTTAACTTCCTCCGGCCAGATTGTTCCATGAGGGATACTCTCGTCATCAGATGAGAGGAAAAACTCAATCAAGCCACCTGCGCGTTCATCCAAAAGCCGCTTTAGAGCCACGAGTTCACGCCTATTGCTGGATGAATGGCTGAGAAACACAGTTGGTTTTTTTGGAACAGGATGCGTTTTCATAGGCGAACGTTACTAAGACGTATGGATGCAAAAGAGTAAGCACACAAGACCAGTCGTGAGGCTGTGTTTGTCTCAGTCTTCGGCTTGCCAGGAGGTCCATTCCTCGAGCGAGAGCCAGTTCTTCATGCTCCCCGGTTCACGCGGACGAGCTGGCCTTGCAGGGAGGTCATCGTTTCCAACTGCGCATGAATCTTCTCTGCCAGGGCTGCGAAATCTGGATTGTCGGTGCAGACGATGATTCCGGCGTGGTCGGGGTTTTGGCGGTGGAGGGCGATGAAGTCCTGGCGGTTGTGGGTGAGGACGGCTCGGACGTCTTCGATGGCAAAGCGGAGGACTTCGTCGTCGGGGATGCCTGCATTCGATTTGCCCGTGTCGT is part of the Verrucomicrobiaceae bacterium genome and harbors:
- a CDS encoding DUF5615 family PIN-like protein — encoded protein: MKARLYSNENFPLPVVQTLRQLGHDVLTTHDTGKSNAGIPDDEVLRFAIEDVRAVLTHNRQDFIALHRQNPDHAGIIVCTDNPDFAALAEKIHAQLETMTSLQGQLVRVNRGA
- a CDS encoding toll/interleukin-1 receptor domain-containing protein, whose amino-acid sequence is MKTHPVPKKPTVFLSHSSSNRRELVALKRLLDERAGGLIEFFLSSDDESIPHGTIWPEEVKAALDRMTLMLVFISPKALESGWTYFEAGYGLHKLDSANIYCLPGCEKAKLPSPFNLLQNRNLHSAKDVSLLLQGINFRLGAKLREAVTKSEFEQIFKARELGQVSLRVPLDKLIESVRIDVQGPSNSMECFSQVCSELNVPNSPASMDANDFASRFGNSRCSTGVRLQVKDPTKDYWFRVLGQYAREQPITLTETELKAKGLWIYELSEYEWMDAKGGADAEFKSLKEIRAYNKRLEERAEARRKELLQLQAGPRRCVLIISPLNFDLALSIADSWLAKSKASGPMKTTIHLSNNVTVEMRTEVLAAKIHGSEIGVGDDGALICNNDIRLSMSQNDGDHVDASRHSLTFETSEVKSISSFGIENLVSNLAELKVISAKSARSKSKKSGLL